AACAATTGCCAGGCCGCGGACGCGCGACAACCTTTGGCGGAGCACTGCGGGGAGAGTTCCTCGACCATGTCGACCAACTTAATGGAACGACGCGGGAGTAATGAAAGACGTTATGCGCCGGGCGGCCACGGGGGAAGCCGCCCGGCGACGAAGTAAATGCTACACGGTTCAAAGACTTCCGTATCCACCCGGTGAGCGTGCCCGTTCCGGCGGATCGCGCAGAAAGATCAACATGTTCGGCCGATAGTGCCCTGGGCTGCGGAGATCTCGCGGCGCCGGGACGATGATGACGGTCAGGTGACGGCCGGGGTTTCTATGCTCCTAGGAACCTCTCAGCCGTGTGTAGTTGTCTGTCGTGTAAGTCTTGAGCGTCGGCATCAGCGCCGGCACATGTTGACCGTTGTGGAGGACCGGTGGCGCAGCCCAGCACGCCCGAGACCGAGACCAGCCCGGAGCCGGCCGTGCCGGTCCCTCCGGCGCACGACGCGTCGCAGCTCGAGCGGGCGATGTTCGAGGTCAAGCGGGTCATCGTCGGCCAGGACCGGATGGTCGAGCGGATGTTCGTGGCGCTGCTGGCCCGCGGGCACTGCCTGCTGGAGGGTGTCCCCGGGGTGGCCAAGACGCTGGCCGTCGAGACCCTGGCCAAGGTGGTCGGCGGCACGTTCTCCCGGGTCCAGTTCACCCCCGACCTGGTCCCCGCCGACATCGTCGGCACCCGGATCTACCGGCAGAGCAACGAGAAGTTCGACGTCGAGCTCGGCCCCGTGTTCGTGAACTTCCTGCTCGCCGACGAGATCAACCGCGCGCCGGCCAAGGTGCAGTCGGCCCTGCTCGAGGTGATGGCCGAGCACCAGGTGTCGATCGGCGGCAAGAGCTACGACGTGCCCGACCCGTTCCTGGTGATGGCCACGCAGAACCCGATCGAGCAGGAGGGCGTCTACCCGCTGCCCGAGGCGCAGCGCGACCGCTTCCTCATGAAGATCATCGTGGGCTACCCGACGGATGCCGAGGAACGCGAGATCGTCTACCGGATGGGGGTCAGCGCGCCGGAGCCCAAGCAGGTGTTCACCCCGGCCGACCTGCTCGCCCTCCAGCGCCGCGCCGACCAGGTCTTCGTGCACAACGCGCTGGTCGACTACACGGTCCGGCTGGTCCTCGCCACCCGCGCCCCGGCCCAGCACGGCATGCCCGACGTGGCCCAGCTGATTCAGTACGGCGCCAGCCCGCGTGCCTCGCTCGGCATCGTCCGGGCCACCCGCGCCCTGGCCCTGCTCCGCGGCCGGGACTACGCGCTGCCCCAGGACCTGCAGGACGTCGCGCCGGACATCCTGCGGCACCGCCTGGTGCTCAGCTACGACGCCCTCGCCGACGACGTCCCGGCCGACCAGATCGTCGCCCGGATCATGCAGATGGTGCCGATGCCGTCGGTCGCCTCCCGCCAGGGCACCTCGCCGAACGGCGCACCCGTCCCGCCCACGCCGACCGGGACGCCGACCAGTGGCGTGCCGGCCGGCGCGGGCTACCCGGCGAACGGCGCCGGCACCCCGTTCCCGCCGAACGGCCCCGGCTGGCCCGGCCCGGCATGAGCCAGCCGATCGGATCCGCCCCGGCGCCCCAGCCGCCTGCGGCCTGGCCCGGCCCGGCCGCGGGCGGCACCGCCCCGGCGGGGCAGCCTCAGCCGGCCTGGGGCGGCACGGCCCCGGTGCCGCAGCCTCAGGCGGCCTGGCCCGGCCCGGCCGCGGCGTCGGCGGACCAGGCGGCGCGGACCGGCCCGGCCGGCGGCACCGTCCCGGCGCCGCTGGAGGAGGCGGCCCGGGCCGAGGCGGTGCTGGCCAAGCTGCAGCTGCTGGTCACCCGCAAGCTCGACGGCCTGCTCCAGGGCGACTACGTGGGCCTGCTGCCCGGCCCGGGCACCGAGGCCGGCGAGTCCCGGGAGTATCGGCCGGGCGACGACGTGCGCCGGATGGACTGGCCGGTCACCGCCCGCACCACGCTGCCGCACGTGCGGCGCACGGTGGCCGACCGCGAGCTGGAGACCTGGCTGGCCGTCGACCTGTCGGCCAGCCTCGATTTCGGCACCGCCAAGTGGCTGAAGAAGGACCTGGTGATCGCCGCCGCCACCGCGGTCACCCACCTGACCGCCCGGGGCGGGAACAGGATCGGCGCCGTGGTCGGGACCGGCTCCGGCGTACCCCGAAGCGGTTTTGCTCGTGGTCTCTTCAAGAAGAAAGCGGCCGTGACCGAGGACGCGCCCGGGCCGTCGGTGGTGCGGATGCCGGCGCGGCCGGGCCGCAAGGAGGCGCAGGGCCTGCTGCGGGCGATCGCGCGCACCCGGATCCGGCCGGGGCGGACCGACCTCGGCGCCCTGATCGACATGCTGAACCGGCCGCCGCGGCGGCGCGGGGTGGCCGTGGTGATCTCCGACTTCCTGGCGCCGGTGGAGAGCTGGGCGCGGCCGGTGCGCAAACTCGGCGTGCGGCACGACGTGCTCGCCATCGAGGTGGTCGACCCGCGTGAGCTGGAGCTGCCCGACGTGGGCGTGCTGACCCTGGCCGATCCGGAGTCCGGCGAGCTGCACGAGGTGCAGACCACCGACCCAGGGCTGCGGCAGCGTTACGCGGCCGCGGCGGGTGAGCAGCGCGCCGCGATCGCCCGGACGCTGCGCGCGGCCGGCGCCTCGCACCTGCGGCTGCGCACCGACACCGACTGGCTGCTGGACATCGTCCGCTTCGTGGCCGCCCAACGACACGCACGCACCCGGGGGACCACTCGATGATCCGTTTCCTGGCTCCGTGGTGGCTGCTCACGCTGCTGCCCGTCCTCGCCGTCGCCGGCGCCTACGTCTGGCGGCAACTGCACAAACGGCAGTACGCGATGCGCTTCACCAACGTCGACCTGCTGCGCACCCTCGCCCCGAAAGGCCTGGGCTGGCGCCGGCACGTCTCGGCGATCGCGTTCCTGATGATGATGGCGGCGCTGGCGTTCTCCACGGCACGCCCCTCGGTGGACACCGAGCAGCCGCTGGAACGCGCCACCGTGATGCTGGCCATCGACGTGTCGCTGTCGATGCAGGCCGACGACGTGGCGCCGACCCGGATCGAGGCCGCGCAGGAGGCGGCCAAGGCGTTCGTCAACGAGTTGCCGCCCACCTACAACCTGGGCCTGGTGTCGTTCGCGAAAGCGGCGAACGTGCTGGTCGCGCCGACCAAGGACCGGTCCGAGGTGATCGCCGGGATCGACAGCCTGACCCTCGCCGAGGCGACCGCGACCGGGGAGGCGGTGTTCACCTCACTGGACGCGATCCGTTCGGTGCCGGCCGACGGCGCGGACGGCGCGCCCCCGGCCCGGATCGTGCTGCTCTCCGACGGATATCGGACGTCCGGTCGCTCGATCGAGGACGCCGCCACCGCCGCGGCCGGGGCGAACGTGCCGGTCAGCACGATCGCGTTCGGCACCGACGCCGGCGTGGTGGACATCCGCGGCCAGCTCCAGCGGGTGCCGGTGGACCGGCTCTCGCTGCAGGAGCTGGCGGAGCGGACCAAGGGCTACTTCTACGAGGCGGCCTCGGTCAGCGAGCTGAAGAAGGTCTACGAGGACATGGGCAGCTCGATCGGGCACCGGACGCAGCCGCGCGAGGTGACCCAGTGGTACGCCGGGGTCGCCCTGCTGCTGGCCCTGGTCGGCGCGGCGAGCAGTCTGCTGTGGACGTCCCGCCTGCCGTGACGGCTTATGGGGTGTTGTGCGAGGCGAGCACGAACAGGAGCACGACCCACGCGGACAGGACGGTGAGACCGAGGGGCGCGATGAGGTTCTTCATGGTGGAGCCACCTTCCGCATCGTGACTGGCGGGGGTTACTGCTGTGCGCAGGTCACGTCGCGGCCATGCCCGTTCCCCGGATGTCGCGGCGCACACGACACGCCCGGCAATCCCGCGAGCAGGCGGGATCCGGTGGGAACGGGTGGGAGAAATCCTGGTCAGCGGTCAGAGGCGCTGACGAGCGTCCCGGCCACGACTAGGAGGATCGCTATCTCGCACAGCGATCACCTCCACAGCTCGTCGGGCCTTGGGAACCGCCGGGAACTGTACCTCTTAAAGACAACTTAAGAAACTCAGGCCTGCCGGAGGTGGCGCGGACCACCCTTCCGTGTTCTGTCGGCGTGCCGCTCCTATTCGCCCGCCGCGACCAGGCCGGTCTCGTAGGCGAAGACGACGGCCTGCGCGCGGTCCCGCAGCGCGAGCTTGGTCAGGATGCGCCCGACGTGCGTTTTCACCGTCTGCTCGGCGACCACCAGGTCGGCGGCGATCTCCTGGTTCGACCGGCCGCGCGCGATCAGCCGCAGCACCTCGGTCTCGCGCGGGGTGAGCGCGTTCAGCGCCACCGGGCGGGGCCGGTCGGACGCGGGCCGGGCGGCGAACTCGGCGATCAGCCGGCGGGTCACCGACGGGGCGAGCAGCGCCTCGCCGGCCGCCACCACGCGGACCGCCTGCACCAGGTCGGCGGCCGGCGCGTCCTTGAGCAGGAAGCCGCTGGCCCCGGCGCGGAGCGCCTCGTAGACGTAGTCGTCGAGGTCGAAGGTGGTCAGGACGAGGATTTTCGGACCGTCGTGACCGCCGGCCAGCCGCCGGGTCGCCTCCAGGCCGTCCATCACCGGCATCCGGACGTCCATCAGGATCACGTCCGGGTTCAGCTGCCGGGCCGCGGTCACCGCGGCCGCCCCGTCCGGCGCGTCGCCGACCACCAGCAGGTCGGGCTGCGCGGCCAGCAGCGCGCCGAAGCCCTGCCGGACCATCGCCTGGTCGTCGGCGATCAACACCCTGATCATCGAGCACCTTCGGGTTGTCGGGGGATCCGGGCCAGGACCTGGTAGCTCCCGGCGCCGTCCGGGCCTGCGGTCAGCTCGCCGCCCAGCAGAGCCACCCTCTCACGCATCCCGATCAATCCGTGGCCCGCCTTGTGCCCGGGGGCCGGGGTGGAGGTCAGCTCGTTGGAGACCCGCAGCTCCAAGCGGTCGCCGTCGGCGCGGGCCAGGATCCGCACCGGGCCGCCCGGCGCGTGCCGGGCCGCGTTGGCCAGGGCCTCCTGCGCGATCCGGTACGCCGTGAGCCCGGCCGTCGCGTCCACCCCGTCCAGCGGCGGCAGCTCCCCGGTGACCGGCAGCCCGGCCCTGCGCGCGGTCGCCACCAGCTCGGCGATCTCCGGGTAACCCGGCTGCGGGGCCCGCTCGGCGGCCTGGTCCTCGGCGCGCAGCACACCGAGCAGCCGGCGCATGTCGGCGAGCGCCTCCCGGGCCGCCCCGGCGATCGACGTCAGCTCGTCTTTCGCCTCCTCGGGGAGGCCGGCCAGCCGGTAGGGCGCGGTCTCGGCCTGCACCGCGATCATCGACATGTGGTGCGCCACCACGTCGTGCATCTCGCGGGCGATCCGGGTGCGCTCCTCCAGCACCGCGCGGCGGGCCCGTTCCAGCTCGCTGAGCTCGGTCTGCCGGGCGATCAGCTCACCGGCGCGGCGGCGGAACGAGGCGATGCTGCCGAGCGCCGCGACGGCCACGACCGCGGTGGCCGCGCCCCAGACGTTGGCGTGCGGGGCGAACAGGAAGACCGGGACCAGGGTGAGCACGGTGGCCCAGGCGGTGACCAGCGCCTCGCTGACCGTGGCGAGCCGGCCGAGCACGAACAGGGTGGCGACGATCTGCACCGCGTTCCACGGCCAGGGCTCCTCGTGCGTGCCGACATTCGCGTTGATCACACCGATGAAGAGCATCAGGAACGTCAGCCGCCAGGCGGCGACCGGGCGGCGGTAGGCGACGACCACCGGCAACACGGCGCCGGCCGAGATGGCGTAGATCGCCACCGGCGGCAGGGTGCGGGTCTCCTCCAGGGTCGCGGCCATCCCCATGGCGAGGCTCACCAGCAGGAAGAGCAGGACCGGAATCGCGTAGCGGAAACCGCGTCTCCGGATCGGGGGCCTGGGCGTTTCCCTTTTGAACGTTAGGTAAGTCAGCGGCCCCATTACCGAGCTCCGCCGCTGGGGGCCGATAGTCTCCATTCCCAGCAGGCTAGTGACGCGGGACAGGACTGTCGTCGCCCTGCGGTACCCCCTACCAGGGTATGACCCGTACCTCTCGAAGGAGTTGCGCTGTGCCTCGCACCGTGTTGGTGACCGGCGGAAACCGCGGCATCGGGCTGGCC
Above is a genomic segment from Actinoplanes ianthinogenes containing:
- a CDS encoding DUF58 domain-containing protein, which translates into the protein MSQPIGSAPAPQPPAAWPGPAAGGTAPAGQPQPAWGGTAPVPQPQAAWPGPAAASADQAARTGPAGGTVPAPLEEAARAEAVLAKLQLLVTRKLDGLLQGDYVGLLPGPGTEAGESREYRPGDDVRRMDWPVTARTTLPHVRRTVADRELETWLAVDLSASLDFGTAKWLKKDLVIAAATAVTHLTARGGNRIGAVVGTGSGVPRSGFARGLFKKKAAVTEDAPGPSVVRMPARPGRKEAQGLLRAIARTRIRPGRTDLGALIDMLNRPPRRRGVAVVISDFLAPVESWARPVRKLGVRHDVLAIEVVDPRELELPDVGVLTLADPESGELHEVQTTDPGLRQRYAAAAGEQRAAIARTLRAAGASHLRLRTDTDWLLDIVRFVAAQRHARTRGTTR
- a CDS encoding response regulator, with the translated sequence MIRVLIADDQAMVRQGFGALLAAQPDLLVVGDAPDGAAAVTAARQLNPDVILMDVRMPVMDGLEATRRLAGGHDGPKILVLTTFDLDDYVYEALRAGASGFLLKDAPAADLVQAVRVVAAGEALLAPSVTRRLIAEFAARPASDRPRPVALNALTPRETEVLRLIARGRSNQEIAADLVVAEQTVKTHVGRILTKLALRDRAQAVVFAYETGLVAAGE
- a CDS encoding sensor histidine kinase, which codes for MSLAMGMAATLEETRTLPPVAIYAISAGAVLPVVVAYRRPVAAWRLTFLMLFIGVINANVGTHEEPWPWNAVQIVATLFVLGRLATVSEALVTAWATVLTLVPVFLFAPHANVWGAATAVVAVAALGSIASFRRRAGELIARQTELSELERARRAVLEERTRIAREMHDVVAHHMSMIAVQAETAPYRLAGLPEEAKDELTSIAGAAREALADMRRLLGVLRAEDQAAERAPQPGYPEIAELVATARRAGLPVTGELPPLDGVDATAGLTAYRIAQEALANAARHAPGGPVRILARADGDRLELRVSNELTSTPAPGHKAGHGLIGMRERVALLGGELTAGPDGAGSYQVLARIPRQPEGAR
- a CDS encoding AAA family ATPase, yielding MAQPSTPETETSPEPAVPVPPAHDASQLERAMFEVKRVIVGQDRMVERMFVALLARGHCLLEGVPGVAKTLAVETLAKVVGGTFSRVQFTPDLVPADIVGTRIYRQSNEKFDVELGPVFVNFLLADEINRAPAKVQSALLEVMAEHQVSIGGKSYDVPDPFLVMATQNPIEQEGVYPLPEAQRDRFLMKIIVGYPTDAEEREIVYRMGVSAPEPKQVFTPADLLALQRRADQVFVHNALVDYTVRLVLATRAPAQHGMPDVAQLIQYGASPRASLGIVRATRALALLRGRDYALPQDLQDVAPDILRHRLVLSYDALADDVPADQIVARIMQMVPMPSVASRQGTSPNGAPVPPTPTGTPTSGVPAGAGYPANGAGTPFPPNGPGWPGPA
- a CDS encoding VWA domain-containing protein codes for the protein MIRFLAPWWLLTLLPVLAVAGAYVWRQLHKRQYAMRFTNVDLLRTLAPKGLGWRRHVSAIAFLMMMAALAFSTARPSVDTEQPLERATVMLAIDVSLSMQADDVAPTRIEAAQEAAKAFVNELPPTYNLGLVSFAKAANVLVAPTKDRSEVIAGIDSLTLAEATATGEAVFTSLDAIRSVPADGADGAPPARIVLLSDGYRTSGRSIEDAATAAAGANVPVSTIAFGTDAGVVDIRGQLQRVPVDRLSLQELAERTKGYFYEAASVSELKKVYEDMGSSIGHRTQPREVTQWYAGVALLLALVGAASSLLWTSRLP